A single genomic interval of Odontesthes bonariensis isolate fOdoBon6 chromosome 3, fOdoBon6.hap1, whole genome shotgun sequence harbors:
- the faim2b gene encoding fas apoptotic inhibitory molecule 2b, with protein MKKGKQVSDNDNEPPTYQEATAGYGDMEAQFAWDDKNIRRTFIRKVYAILLLQLSLTIGIVCLFTFCAPVRFYIQTHPGLYMASYMLFFATYIALSCCGELRRKFPWNVTLLFLFTVSMAFMMGFVSSFYNTKSVMLCLGITALVCLSVTVFSFQSRVDVTSCHGVLFSLTMVMLLCAITMSIVVPFGYVPWLHAIYAVIGAILFTLFLAFDTQLLLGNKRYSLSPEEYIFATLSLYLDIIYLFSFLLQIMGGGRE; from the exons ATGAAAAAGGGAAAG CAGGTGAGCGACAACGACAACGAGCCTCCCACCTACCAGGAGGCGACAGCAG GCTATGGAGATATGGAAGCCCAGTTCGCCTGGGACGACAAGAACATCAGGCGGACTTTCATCAGGAAG GTTTACGCCATTCTCTTGCTTCAGCTGTCTTTGACCATCGGAATCGTTTGTCTCTTCACATTTTG CGCTCCTGTGAGGTTTTATATTCAGACTCATCCCGGCTTGTACATGGCATCTTA TATGCTGTTTTTCGCCACCTACATTGCGCTGTCCTGCTGTGGAGAACTGAG GAGGAAATTTCCCTGGAATGTCACACTgttatttctcttt ACTGTGAGCATGGCCTTCATGATGGGATTTGTGTCAAG CTTCTACAACACCAAGTCGGTGATGCTGTGTCTGGGAATCACAGCTCTGGTGTGTCTTTCCGTCACCGTCTTCAGCTTCCAGAGCCGG gtcgacgtcacttcctgcCACGGTGTCCTGTTTTCTCTGACTATGGTCATGCTTCTGTGTGCCATCACCATGTCTATTGTGGTCCCTTTTGGATAC GTTCCCTGGTTACATGCTATCTATGCTGTGATAGGAGCCATCCTCTTTACTCTG TTCTTGGCTTTCGACACCCAGCTGCTTTTAGGGAACAAGCGCTACAGTCTGAGTCCAGAGGAATACATTTTTGCCACCCTCAGCCTCTACCTGGACATCATCTACCTGTTCAGCTTCCTGCTCCAGATCATGGGAGGTGGCCGCGAGTGA